The following proteins are co-located in the Procambarus clarkii isolate CNS0578487 chromosome 4, FALCON_Pclarkii_2.0, whole genome shotgun sequence genome:
- the LOC123751362 gene encoding molt-inhibiting hormone-like, with protein sequence MVNQAAQCFIVRRVWLVVVVGLLVQQTTARYVFEECPGVMGNRAVHGKVTRVCEDCYNVFRDTDVLAGCRKGCFSSEMFKLCLLAMERVEEFPDFKRWIGILNAGR encoded by the exons ATGGTTAACCAAGCGGCTCAATGCTTCATTGTACGG agagtgtggctggtggtggtggttgggctaCTGGTACAGCAGACAACGGCAAGGTATGTCTTCGAAGAATGTCCTGGAGTGATGGGCAACCGAGCCGTCCACGGCAAGGTGACCCGGGTTTGTGAGGATTGCTACAACGTCTTCCGGGACACTGACGTCTTGGCCGGATGCAG GAAAGGCTGCTTCTCTAGTGAGATGTTCAAGCTTTGCCTCTTGGCTATGGAGCGCGTCGAGGAGTTTCCAGACTTCAAGAGATGGATTGGTATTCTTAACGCTGGACGCTAG